In the Nicotiana tabacum cultivar K326 chromosome 16, ASM71507v2, whole genome shotgun sequence genome, one interval contains:
- the LOC142170774 gene encoding uncharacterized protein LOC142170774 — MAYHQDQSFFLVLLITLSLTCSYAIQAEARHLLEVVMPEIPKPELPHLPEIPTLPKPEFPEIPKPELPTLPKPQFPEIPKPELSSFPKPELPTLPKLEFPAIPKPEFPTLPKPEIPQVPKKP, encoded by the coding sequence ATGGCGTATCACCAGGACCAATCTTTTTTCTTGGTATTACTTATCACTTTATCGTTAACATGCAGCTATGCAATTCAAGCAGAAGCGCGCCATCTTCTTGAAGTAGTTATGCCTGAGATTCCTAAGCCTGAATTGCCCCATCTACCAGAAATCCCAACTTTGCCTAAGCCTGAATTCCCTGAAATTCCAAAACCTGAGTTGCCAACTCTGCCAAAGCCACAATTTCCTGAAATCCCAAAGCCGGAGTTGTCATCATTTCCAAAGCCTGAGCTGCCAACGTTGCCAAAACTCGAGTTTCCTGCCATTCCTAAGCCTGAATTTCCAACTTTGCCAAAGCCAGAAATCCCTCAGGTGCCTAAAAAGCCTTGA